In one Candidatus Nitronereus thalassa genomic region, the following are encoded:
- a CDS encoding DNA topoisomerase IV subunit A, producing the protein MARKPRTPKDGNTVSEHVTTVPLDETTRQRYLNYALSVITSRALPDVRDGLKPVQRRILFSMFHNHRLVPERPPIKSAKVVGSVIGEWHPHGDSAVYDAMARMAQWWSLRAPLVDGHGNFGSLDGDPPAAYRYTEAKLTPIAIELLSELNKDTVNFQANYDGKDEEPLVLPSRFPNLLVNGSTGIAVGMATNIPPHNLSEVIEGAIALIDDRNLSVSDLMKSIKGPDFPTGGEILNNRTELREIYETGQGSIRLRGEYTVQEKANGQAEILLTSIPFAVDKSTILERIGELIVTRKVPQLVDVRDESTTDVRIVLEVQKGADPQLAMAYLFKNTPLQNNFSVNLTCLIPTTGTTTTRPQCLNLKDFLEQFIDFRFETVKRRFSYDLRILEQRIHILAGFKTIFDALDQVLKIIRQSEGKADSAEKLKRRFNLDDIQTNAILETPIYKLSRTEIKKMLNELADKKKQAKDLQTLLASKTKLWNEVKKELEEVSSTYGDKRRSKIGRRQTEELEFDPEAYIVKEDAVITISTDGWIRRVGMVKDLSKARLREGDALLAALIGSTVDTIVCFSNFGSAYTLRIGDIPPARSGYGDPAQKLFKFKDGERIIAALSLDPRFYIIPQELKKKKAPVLPLFDGAATGPDEPVSLGQVIGVSSTGMGVRFDLAPFKEPSTRLGRKFMKVREREEVVHVEAISLTSKTPILSVVSQKGRVLLCKAEEVGVLSGPGRGVTVMKLDSSDRLLASRLLYEKDDQLIALKQEGAKLPISIRKYQPVGRGGKGHALFKRGSLKGVQTLPVELPVLDSENGKNGK; encoded by the coding sequence ATGGCACGAAAACCTCGCACACCCAAAGATGGAAACACCGTGAGTGAACACGTCACCACGGTCCCGCTCGACGAAACCACGCGACAGCGATACCTGAACTATGCCCTGTCCGTCATCACCTCACGCGCGCTGCCTGACGTGAGGGATGGCCTCAAGCCCGTCCAACGCCGAATTTTATTTTCGATGTTTCACAACCATCGGCTTGTGCCGGAACGCCCGCCGATCAAAAGCGCCAAAGTGGTCGGATCGGTCATCGGTGAATGGCATCCCCATGGCGACTCGGCAGTCTACGATGCCATGGCGCGAATGGCTCAATGGTGGTCACTTCGCGCTCCACTGGTTGATGGACATGGCAACTTCGGAAGTTTGGATGGCGATCCTCCAGCCGCCTATCGTTACACCGAGGCTAAACTCACACCAATTGCCATTGAACTCCTGAGCGAACTCAACAAAGACACAGTTAATTTTCAGGCTAACTATGATGGCAAGGATGAAGAGCCGCTTGTCCTGCCGTCTCGATTTCCCAATCTCCTAGTCAACGGCTCCACCGGCATTGCCGTGGGCATGGCCACCAACATTCCCCCACATAATCTAAGCGAAGTCATTGAAGGCGCCATTGCCTTGATAGATGATCGCAACCTTTCAGTTTCTGATTTAATGAAATCGATCAAAGGTCCAGACTTTCCCACGGGCGGCGAAATCCTTAACAATCGCACCGAGCTACGGGAGATTTATGAAACCGGCCAAGGATCCATCCGCTTGCGTGGAGAATATACAGTTCAAGAAAAAGCCAATGGCCAAGCTGAGATATTGCTGACATCGATACCCTTTGCCGTGGATAAATCCACCATCCTTGAACGCATCGGCGAACTCATCGTAACCAGAAAAGTGCCGCAACTGGTCGATGTCCGAGATGAATCCACCACCGATGTCCGCATTGTCCTCGAAGTTCAAAAAGGGGCAGACCCACAATTGGCCATGGCCTATTTGTTTAAGAATACGCCGCTTCAAAATAATTTCTCCGTCAACCTTACCTGTTTGATCCCCACGACAGGAACGACGACCACCCGTCCACAATGTTTGAACCTGAAAGATTTCCTCGAACAATTCATCGACTTTCGCTTTGAAACCGTCAAGCGTCGATTTTCGTATGACCTGCGCATTTTGGAACAACGCATTCATATTCTGGCAGGCTTCAAAACTATCTTTGATGCGTTAGACCAAGTTCTTAAAATTATTCGGCAAAGCGAGGGCAAGGCAGACTCGGCGGAAAAACTCAAACGCCGGTTTAATCTTGATGACATCCAAACGAACGCCATTTTGGAAACGCCGATTTACAAACTCTCCCGCACCGAAATCAAAAAAATGTTGAATGAATTGGCAGACAAAAAGAAACAAGCCAAAGATCTGCAAACGCTTCTGGCTTCAAAAACCAAACTCTGGAACGAAGTCAAAAAAGAATTGGAAGAGGTGTCCAGTACATATGGCGACAAACGGAGGAGCAAAATCGGTCGCCGCCAAACCGAGGAATTGGAATTTGATCCCGAAGCCTATATCGTCAAGGAAGATGCGGTCATTACCATTTCTACCGACGGCTGGATTCGTCGCGTGGGCATGGTGAAGGATTTATCCAAAGCCCGGCTTCGCGAAGGCGACGCTCTCTTAGCCGCCCTCATCGGCAGCACGGTCGATACCATCGTCTGCTTTTCGAATTTTGGGAGCGCGTACACCCTTCGTATCGGAGACATCCCCCCTGCGCGAAGCGGCTACGGTGACCCCGCACAAAAACTGTTTAAGTTTAAGGACGGGGAACGTATCATCGCCGCCCTGAGCTTAGATCCTCGGTTCTATATCATTCCCCAAGAACTCAAGAAAAAGAAAGCCCCAGTCCTCCCACTCTTTGATGGCGCGGCTACAGGACCAGACGAACCGGTATCCCTGGGGCAAGTCATCGGCGTTTCCTCTACCGGAATGGGTGTGCGTTTCGACTTGGCACCCTTCAAGGAGCCGTCCACACGACTCGGCCGAAAATTCATGAAGGTGCGTGAGAGGGAAGAAGTCGTGCATGTCGAAGCCATCAGCCTCACCTCAAAAACACCCATCCTCAGTGTGGTGTCGCAAAAAGGCCGCGTGCTGTTGTGCAAGGCCGAGGAAGTAGGCGTGCTCTCCGGCCCGGGCCGGGGCGTGACTGTGATGAAACTCGATTCTTCCGATCGTCTCTTGGCATCTCGCCTGCTTTATGAAAAAGACGATCAACTCATCGCCCTTAAACAAGAAGGCGCAAAACTCCCCATTTCCATCAGAAAGTATCAACCTGTGGGCCGCGGCGGGAAAGGGCATGCCCTGTTCAAACGCGGCAGCCTCAAAGGCGTCCAAACCTTACCCGTCGAACTTCCCGTCCTTGACTCAGAGAATGGTAAGAACGGCAAATGA
- a CDS encoding DNA topoisomerase IV subunit B encodes MAKKYDASDIVVLEGIEPVRKRPAMYIGGTDKTGLHHLVWEILDNGIDEVINGYATTIMVELDKNRNGIRLTDNGRGIPVDLHKKHKKSALEIIMTTLHAGGKFETGSYIHSGGLHGVGASVVNALSVHLEVTVKRDGREWTQSYKAGKPQGSVKKGAAVRGTGTSVYFRPDPAIFGKHTAFDPTLLKDTLEAKSYLHKGLKITFKDGTTGETHHFVHEQGIEEYLTKLVKDRGKRPTADFVFYLDKKLQNNVGNGDGFAMEVALQWTDEPAEFIRSYVNGVATVSGGTHELGLRAGIVKAVRNYMDTHNLTPKGLSIQAEDIREGLAVVLSVLILNPQFQGQTKERLNNPEVQSLVDNTIRPALENFLNVNKTIAETLVGRMILAARAREASREASKAVMRKSAVSHRLNLPGKLTDCQSTDPGISELFVVEGDSAGGTAKQGRDLKTQAIFPIRGKVLNTEELTLGKVVENKELADLVKVLGCGIGKDFDLKKLRYHKIVLLMDADIDGYHISTLLLTFFFRHMSELIKHGHVFIAQPPLYRIDIGKEVLWAGSDEEKERVLSEARSNAKPTISRFKGLGEMFPQQLKETTLNPATRRLLKVELQDELHTDRTFHDLMGKRTEARYEFLMANATLADNLDV; translated from the coding sequence ATGGCCAAGAAGTATGACGCGAGTGACATAGTTGTTCTCGAAGGCATTGAGCCGGTGCGGAAGCGGCCGGCGATGTATATCGGCGGGACGGACAAGACTGGACTGCACCACCTCGTGTGGGAAATTTTGGATAACGGAATCGATGAGGTCATTAACGGATACGCCACCACCATTATGGTTGAACTCGATAAAAATCGGAATGGGATTCGCCTCACGGATAATGGGCGCGGCATCCCCGTCGACCTGCACAAGAAACACAAAAAGTCTGCTTTGGAAATTATTATGACTACGCTGCACGCGGGCGGGAAATTTGAAACCGGTAGCTATATTCATTCCGGTGGATTACATGGAGTCGGCGCATCAGTGGTGAATGCCCTCTCGGTCCACCTAGAGGTTACTGTGAAACGCGACGGTCGGGAATGGACACAATCCTACAAGGCGGGCAAACCTCAAGGCTCGGTGAAAAAGGGAGCCGCCGTGCGTGGTACCGGCACATCGGTATATTTTCGTCCTGACCCCGCCATTTTTGGAAAGCACACGGCGTTTGACCCAACACTTTTAAAAGATACCCTCGAAGCCAAATCCTATCTGCACAAAGGTCTCAAAATTACGTTTAAAGATGGGACCACTGGAGAAACTCACCACTTCGTGCATGAACAAGGCATTGAGGAATACCTGACCAAACTCGTCAAAGACCGTGGCAAACGACCGACGGCGGACTTTGTGTTTTATTTGGATAAAAAATTACAAAACAACGTGGGTAATGGAGACGGCTTTGCCATGGAAGTCGCTTTGCAATGGACGGATGAACCGGCGGAATTCATTCGGAGCTATGTGAATGGTGTGGCCACGGTAAGCGGCGGAACCCATGAGTTGGGGTTGCGCGCAGGAATCGTCAAAGCGGTACGCAATTATATGGACACGCACAATCTCACGCCAAAGGGCCTCAGCATCCAAGCGGAAGATATTCGTGAAGGCTTGGCTGTCGTCTTGAGTGTGCTGATTTTGAATCCTCAATTCCAGGGCCAAACCAAAGAACGCCTCAATAACCCTGAAGTACAGAGCCTCGTGGACAATACGATTCGACCGGCGTTAGAAAATTTTTTAAACGTGAATAAAACGATTGCTGAAACACTCGTCGGACGCATGATTCTTGCGGCGCGCGCGCGCGAGGCCTCACGGGAAGCGTCAAAAGCCGTGATGCGGAAGTCTGCCGTGAGCCATCGACTAAACTTGCCAGGAAAACTCACCGATTGCCAAAGCACAGACCCCGGCATCAGCGAATTGTTTGTGGTCGAAGGAGACTCCGCCGGAGGCACCGCCAAACAAGGCCGCGATTTAAAAACCCAAGCGATTTTCCCCATCAGAGGAAAAGTCCTGAACACTGAAGAACTCACACTCGGCAAAGTCGTCGAAAATAAAGAACTCGCGGATTTGGTCAAAGTCCTGGGCTGTGGGATTGGGAAAGACTTTGATCTGAAGAAACTACGCTATCACAAAATAGTGTTGCTCATGGATGCGGATATCGATGGCTATCACATCAGCACCTTACTCCTCACGTTCTTTTTCCGGCATATGTCAGAATTGATCAAACATGGCCACGTGTTTATTGCCCAACCACCGTTGTATCGCATCGACATCGGCAAGGAAGTGCTTTGGGCAGGGTCGGATGAAGAAAAGGAACGTGTTCTTTCTGAGGCTCGCTCCAACGCCAAACCAACTATTAGTCGATTCAAAGGACTCGGTGAAATGTTCCCTCAACAATTGAAAGAAACCACACTCAACCCCGCTACCCGCCGACTCCTCAAAGTTGAGCTTCAAGATGAACTCCACACTGACCGCACCTTCCACGACCTCATGGGCAAACGCACAGAGGCACGCTACGAATTTTTGATGGCCAATGCCACGCTCGCGGACAACCTCGACGTATAG
- a CDS encoding SagB/ThcOx family dehydrogenase, whose product MEPIEIVKQYHEQTKHEFNRYARSLGYMDWANQPDPFRRYEGAALFKLPLLTADDAPVAPSYESLYSPETISPQPLNLNSLSRLFEYSLSLTAWKEYGGNRWALRSNPSSGNLHPTEGYLLIRDEKNLSLEPGLYHYAPKEHGLEYRMRASNECLEELLQPFPPQTFLIGLSSIHWREAWKYGERAFRYCQHDIGHAIGTLRIAAATLGWRVFLLSGLDDPTVGRLLGLNRLDEFERAEPELPELICVVCPTLDPHLELMPLTLNESAVENCVQDDWQGKANRLSRDNPIPWEIIDEVTKASWKYASEQSLLPLPPSFHTTEPTSNTERPQVSAHQIVHQRRSAVAFDGVTSISADQFFSMLDRVFPNSDRLISQRPMPWDSIPWDPTIHLALFVHRVDGLAPGMYLFLRHANPTLKDTFRESMHEQFEWTTPENCPTHLPLYLLEEGNAQRIAIQLSCTQEIAGASAFSLGMIAEFDPSLEKHGPWFYKRLFWESGLIGQVLYLEAEAVGVRATGIGCFFDDPVHRVLGWYPKTQFQSLYHFTVGGPVEDHRLTTLPPYDDQDP is encoded by the coding sequence ATGGAACCCATTGAAATTGTCAAACAGTATCATGAGCAAACCAAGCATGAGTTTAATCGCTATGCGAGATCTCTTGGCTACATGGATTGGGCAAACCAGCCTGACCCCTTCCGACGATATGAAGGCGCAGCACTTTTTAAGCTCCCATTGCTCACTGCGGATGACGCCCCAGTGGCTCCTTCTTATGAATCGCTCTATTCACCAGAAACGATTTCTCCTCAGCCTTTAAATCTGAACAGCCTTTCCCGATTGTTTGAATACAGCCTCTCGCTTACGGCATGGAAAGAATATGGTGGAAATCGCTGGGCCTTACGCAGCAATCCTTCCAGCGGTAATTTGCATCCGACGGAAGGCTATCTACTGATTCGAGACGAGAAAAATCTTTCGTTGGAACCAGGGCTGTATCACTATGCACCCAAAGAACATGGCCTTGAATATCGAATGCGGGCATCGAATGAGTGTCTTGAGGAATTGCTCCAGCCGTTTCCACCGCAAACCTTTCTCATCGGGCTCAGTTCAATTCATTGGCGTGAAGCCTGGAAGTATGGCGAGCGCGCGTTTCGTTACTGCCAACATGACATCGGCCATGCCATTGGAACACTGCGCATCGCCGCAGCTACATTAGGCTGGCGCGTCTTTTTGCTTTCTGGTCTTGATGATCCTACGGTCGGGAGGCTTCTCGGATTGAATCGGTTGGATGAATTTGAGCGAGCCGAACCGGAACTGCCTGAACTGATTTGTGTGGTCTGCCCTACACTCGATCCTCATCTAGAATTAATGCCGCTGACCCTTAATGAATCCGCTGTCGAGAACTGTGTGCAAGACGACTGGCAGGGCAAAGCCAATCGGTTGAGTCGTGACAATCCGATTCCGTGGGAAATTATTGATGAGGTCACGAAGGCTTCGTGGAAATATGCTTCAGAACAAAGCCTTCTCCCTCTCCCCCCCTCCTTTCACACCACAGAGCCTACTAGCAATACTGAGCGCCCCCAAGTTTCGGCACACCAAATCGTTCATCAGCGACGCAGTGCTGTAGCATTTGATGGCGTGACATCGATTTCTGCGGACCAGTTTTTTTCGATGCTCGACCGAGTATTTCCCAACTCAGACCGACTCATTTCTCAACGACCCATGCCGTGGGATTCAATTCCTTGGGATCCCACCATTCACCTTGCCCTCTTTGTGCATCGAGTGGATGGCTTGGCTCCAGGAATGTACTTGTTTCTTCGACATGCCAATCCGACACTCAAAGATACCTTTCGGGAATCCATGCACGAGCAGTTCGAATGGACCACTCCAGAAAATTGTCCAACCCATCTTCCGCTCTATTTGTTAGAAGAAGGCAATGCCCAACGCATCGCCATCCAATTGAGCTGCACGCAAGAGATTGCTGGCGCCAGCGCGTTTTCTTTGGGCATGATTGCTGAGTTCGATCCTTCATTAGAAAAACATGGACCGTGGTTTTATAAACGCTTGTTTTGGGAATCCGGGCTTATTGGACAAGTGCTCTACTTAGAGGCCGAAGCTGTGGGTGTTCGTGCCACCGGCATCGGCTGTTTTTTTGACGATCCCGTCCATCGAGTCCTTGGGTGGTATCCCAAAACCCAATTTCAATCCTTGTACCACTTTACCGTTGGTGGCCCTGTAGAGGATCATCGTCTCACAACATTGCCACCCTATGACGATCAAGACCCCTAA
- a CDS encoding urate hydroxylase PuuD, which yields MESLLAWGHYLTGITWIGILYYFNFIQVPFLGKVTPETKGEAFKHLVPNALWWFRWGALGTWLFGAILLMNQGRFGSAFALQGQDAVIGMGAWLGTIMLFNVWGIIWPNQKKVLGIKEATADEKKAAGRVALMASRTNTMLSIPMLFFMANSGHASGLF from the coding sequence ATGGAAAGCTTGTTAGCATGGGGACACTATCTCACGGGCATCACGTGGATCGGAATTTTGTACTATTTTAATTTTATCCAAGTGCCATTTCTGGGGAAGGTCACCCCAGAAACGAAAGGCGAAGCCTTCAAACATTTAGTTCCTAACGCACTTTGGTGGTTTCGTTGGGGGGCTCTGGGGACCTGGCTATTTGGCGCGATTCTTTTAATGAACCAAGGCCGCTTTGGGTCCGCCTTTGCATTACAAGGCCAAGATGCTGTGATTGGCATGGGCGCGTGGTTAGGAACCATTATGCTTTTCAATGTTTGGGGAATTATTTGGCCCAATCAGAAAAAAGTGCTGGGTATCAAAGAAGCCACAGCCGATGAGAAAAAAGCCGCTGGACGCGTCGCGCTGATGGCGTCTCGCACCAACACCATGCTCTCCATTCCTATGCTGTTTTTCATGGCCAACTCTGGGCATGCTTCAGGGCTATTTTAA
- a CDS encoding Fur family transcriptional regulator: MTISQEDIRTRFKSHGLKVTPQRAAIYKALAETTSHPTAETLFQQVSKDYPMISPNTVYYTLSTLKGAGLVKEVNYWHDGARFDANVTPHHHLICLGCRAIFDIEDRVLNQIQHKAKLPKHFQVLSHQVEFYGYCASCQKAQLPHKK, from the coding sequence ATGACTATTTCGCAGGAAGACATTCGGACACGATTTAAATCGCATGGCTTGAAGGTGACCCCGCAACGGGCTGCGATTTACAAGGCTCTCGCTGAGACCACAAGCCATCCGACTGCCGAAACTCTTTTTCAGCAGGTCTCCAAAGACTATCCGATGATTTCGCCAAATACCGTGTACTATACCCTCTCCACGTTAAAAGGCGCGGGATTAGTCAAAGAGGTAAATTATTGGCACGACGGCGCTCGATTCGATGCCAACGTCACGCCTCACCATCATTTGATTTGCTTGGGTTGCCGCGCCATTTTCGACATTGAGGATCGAGTGTTAAATCAAATCCAACACAAAGCGAAGCTTCCCAAACACTTTCAGGTTTTGAGTCATCAAGTGGAATTTTATGGATACTGTGCCTCATGCCAAAAGGCACAGCTCCCACACAAGAAGTAA
- a CDS encoding rubrerythrin family protein has protein sequence MGGLKGTKSHDNLKAAFAGESQANRRYLYFARRADIEGYPDVGGLFRDTSEAETGHAFGHLDFLKEVGDPATDVPIGNTEANLKAAIEGETYEYTQMYPGMAKTAREEGFEELAEWFETLAKAERSHANRFTKGLDSLKNA, from the coding sequence ATGGGCGGTCTTAAAGGAACCAAAAGCCATGACAATCTCAAAGCGGCATTTGCCGGTGAATCTCAAGCGAACCGACGGTATCTGTATTTCGCGCGTCGGGCGGACATCGAAGGTTACCCTGATGTCGGCGGATTATTTCGTGATACATCAGAAGCCGAAACTGGCCATGCGTTTGGCCATTTAGATTTTCTTAAGGAAGTCGGTGATCCCGCCACTGATGTTCCGATTGGCAACACCGAAGCCAACCTTAAAGCGGCGATTGAAGGGGAAACCTACGAATACACGCAGATGTATCCTGGAATGGCTAAAACCGCACGGGAAGAAGGATTCGAGGAATTAGCCGAATGGTTTGAAACCTTGGCCAAGGCCGAGCGGTCCCATGCCAACCGGTTCACCAAAGGATTGGACTCGTTGAAAAACGCGTAA
- a CDS encoding heterodisulfide reductase-related iron-sulfur binding cluster: MKRSSDAAPLLFFPFLHLKLEGIVKGIHLISTDWTRSDLEQETNRIFDICDGCRRCFNLCPSFNTLLDRIDEYQSDISKITAADYEQVEKECYYCKLCFNHCPYTPPHEYEIDFPRLMAAWKKQRVQEQGASWRDRLLIKTDLIGRLGGMTASLTNWALSTPWLRGLIETMIGLHRERQVLFFSKESFPQWWRKRTATTSQSSAARKVVLFPSCMVNYQATDIGKATVQVLEKNGVEVVVPEGQRCCSMPSFDIGDTDTMVQTAQHHLKIFQPYLEQGYDLVVPTPSCSLMFKREYPYLVSSPAMTKLAERTFDICEYLMFLKKDGTLSLEFTQTKQRIAYQVPCHLRDQNIGFKSKELMELTGAQVELIEKCSGHDGSWGAKTEFFDLSMKIAKKAVRPILNSEPNLVASDCPLSALQLDQAGATPPSIKSPTQHPIQIVRDAYGLPS; encoded by the coding sequence GTGAAGCGGAGCAGCGATGCTGCTCCGCTTCTCTTTTTTCCTTTTCTTCACTTAAAGCTTGAAGGCATTGTGAAAGGCATACATCTTATCTCTACGGATTGGACGCGTTCGGACCTCGAACAAGAAACCAATCGTATTTTTGACATCTGCGATGGATGCCGCCGATGTTTTAACCTGTGCCCATCATTCAATACGCTCCTTGATCGGATTGACGAATACCAGAGTGACATTTCGAAAATCACTGCGGCTGACTACGAACAAGTTGAGAAGGAATGCTATTACTGCAAGCTCTGCTTTAATCATTGTCCGTATACGCCCCCTCATGAATATGAGATCGACTTTCCCCGCCTGATGGCAGCCTGGAAAAAGCAACGGGTTCAGGAGCAGGGCGCTTCCTGGCGCGATCGACTGCTAATCAAGACCGACTTGATTGGCCGACTCGGGGGAATGACCGCCTCGCTCACGAATTGGGCACTTTCAACCCCCTGGCTGCGCGGATTGATCGAAACCATGATCGGGCTTCATCGTGAGCGACAGGTTCTATTTTTTTCCAAGGAAAGTTTCCCTCAATGGTGGAGAAAACGGACTGCCACTACCTCCCAATCTTCAGCCGCACGTAAAGTCGTCCTCTTTCCCAGTTGCATGGTGAATTACCAAGCCACCGATATTGGGAAAGCCACTGTGCAGGTCTTAGAAAAAAATGGCGTAGAAGTCGTAGTCCCCGAAGGACAACGGTGCTGCAGCATGCCCTCCTTCGATATCGGCGACACCGATACCATGGTGCAGACGGCTCAACACCACTTAAAGATTTTTCAACCGTATCTTGAGCAGGGCTATGACTTGGTAGTTCCCACCCCCAGTTGCAGCTTAATGTTTAAACGGGAATATCCCTATTTGGTCTCGTCCCCAGCGATGACCAAGCTTGCGGAACGGACCTTTGATATCTGTGAGTATTTGATGTTTCTCAAAAAAGATGGGACCCTTTCGCTTGAATTCACGCAAACCAAGCAACGTATCGCGTATCAAGTACCTTGCCATTTGCGCGATCAAAACATCGGGTTTAAATCCAAAGAACTCATGGAGCTCACCGGGGCTCAGGTTGAACTCATTGAGAAATGTTCAGGACATGACGGCTCCTGGGGAGCCAAAACAGAATTTTTTGACCTGTCCATGAAAATCGCGAAAAAAGCAGTCCGGCCTATTCTCAACAGCGAACCAAATCTGGTAGCTTCGGATTGCCCGCTTTCGGCGCTCCAGCTTGATCAGGCCGGCGCAACACCTCCCAGTATCAAAAGCCCAACCCAACATCCCATTCAGATCGTTCGGGATGCCTACGGGTTACCCTCATGA
- a CDS encoding DUF3501 family protein yields MKPLTQSDLLSHADYEAQRPTYRQQIIALKKRRRIEVGPLVTLLFENRETLKSQIQEMVRAERIFEESKIQDELDVYNAILPQPGELSATLMIEITEDDRIKTVLDSFQGFDRSESLSIRVDNEAVYAQFEAGHSKEDKISAVHFIRFSVPPAFTQLLQNPRANVSIQVAHEHYVAEAKVPEEMKDEWLKDLAS; encoded by the coding sequence ATGAAACCGCTGACTCAATCCGACCTTCTATCCCATGCTGACTATGAGGCTCAGCGCCCGACTTATCGGCAACAAATTATTGCTTTGAAGAAGCGGCGGCGCATTGAAGTTGGCCCCCTCGTGACGTTGCTTTTTGAAAACCGGGAAACTCTCAAATCTCAGATTCAAGAGATGGTGCGTGCGGAACGTATCTTTGAGGAGTCCAAAATTCAGGATGAACTGGATGTATACAACGCCATTCTGCCTCAACCTGGAGAATTGAGTGCCACGCTTATGATTGAAATTACCGAGGACGATCGTATCAAGACCGTTCTCGATTCCTTTCAAGGATTCGACCGCTCAGAGAGCCTCTCCATCAGAGTAGACAATGAAGCAGTGTATGCACAATTTGAAGCCGGGCATAGCAAAGAGGACAAAATCAGCGCGGTTCATTTTATTCGTTTTTCAGTTCCTCCAGCCTTTACCCAACTCCTTCAAAACCCTAGGGCGAATGTCTCCATTCAGGTCGCCCATGAGCACTACGTCGCTGAGGCCAAAGTACCGGAGGAAATGAAAGACGAATGGCTAAAAGACCTTGCGTCCTGA
- the erpA gene encoding iron-sulfur cluster insertion protein ErpA, whose translation MVTITPTAEEKIKELVSEESEEEIIGLRIYVKGGGCSGYQYGMSFESKMDEDDTVIEKGGVKVIVDSQSAPMLNGAEVDYVDSLQGSGFAIKNPQAKSTCGCGSSFST comes from the coding sequence ATGGTTACCATCACACCCACAGCTGAAGAAAAGATTAAAGAATTGGTGTCTGAAGAGTCGGAAGAAGAAATTATTGGGCTGCGGATCTACGTGAAAGGCGGAGGTTGCAGTGGCTATCAATATGGCATGTCATTCGAATCAAAAATGGATGAGGACGACACGGTCATTGAAAAAGGCGGCGTGAAAGTCATTGTCGATTCTCAAAGCGCTCCCATGCTCAATGGCGCGGAAGTGGATTATGTAGACAGCCTTCAGGGTTCCGGCTTTGCGATTAAAAACCCCCAAGCCAAAAGCACCTGCGGTTGCGGCAGTTCATTCAGCACCTAA
- a CDS encoding 6-carboxytetrahydropterin synthase gives MTTSTLTKRIEFSASHFYRNPAWDTEKNLKTFGPCYQEHGHNYLLEVTVGGRVDSVTGMIINLYDLKQIVTDVLEEFDHKHLNLDTPYFDHVIPTTENLALVLWRKFRARKETQDLRSIRLFEGEDLWAELTTPMNSDAPTSLEDYSEPSEAQISRRYSLNINSSNDVMHTLGSHLLIDLSVSGTIDSSTGRVTDITVMDKLVNTHLLQRFNGKDVSQDPAFESNPITLSTLAQTLWPLLEPVAGGQLTKITIQNQQDTRVEYTGTPVVVS, from the coding sequence ATGACCACATCCACACTGACCAAACGGATAGAGTTTTCCGCCTCCCATTTTTATCGGAATCCCGCATGGGACACCGAAAAGAATTTGAAAACGTTTGGCCCATGCTATCAAGAACATGGCCATAATTATCTTCTTGAAGTCACCGTCGGCGGGCGGGTCGATTCCGTCACCGGGATGATTATTAACCTGTACGACTTGAAACAAATTGTAACTGACGTCTTGGAAGAATTCGATCACAAACACCTTAACCTCGACACCCCCTACTTTGATCATGTTATACCAACTACAGAAAATTTAGCCCTCGTGCTATGGCGAAAATTTCGTGCTCGCAAGGAAACACAAGATTTACGCTCGATTCGTCTTTTCGAAGGGGAAGATTTGTGGGCAGAACTCACGACACCAATGAATTCAGACGCTCCCACTTCCCTCGAGGATTATTCAGAGCCATCGGAAGCACAAATTAGCCGCCGCTATTCCTTGAATATCAATTCCTCAAATGATGTCATGCACACCCTAGGATCTCATCTCCTCATCGATTTGTCAGTCAGTGGAACGATTGATTCATCCACAGGAAGGGTCACTGATATTACCGTCATGGACAAATTGGTCAACACTCATCTCTTGCAACGTTTCAATGGGAAAGACGTATCCCAAGATCCAGCCTTTGAATCCAACCCAATCACACTTTCCACCCTGGCACAAACACTTTGGCCTTTGCTTGAACCAGTAGCTGGAGGCCAACTGACCAAAATTACCATTCAAAATCAACAGGACACCCGTGTGGAGTATACAGGGACTCCTGTCGTCGTATCCTAA